GGCGCGGGCGCGGGCGCAACCGCGACCGCGACCGCGCCGGCAGGTGGTCCGGGGCGGCGCCCCGGGACCGACCGGTCGACGGACCCCCGTGCCCGGCGGGCGGGCGGCACAGCCGCCCGGCCACCGGATCGACGACCCGACCGACGACCTCCGCGTCGCCGACCCAGCCGCCCGACCACCGGATCGACGACCCGACCACCCGACGCCCGGACACGACGTCCGCGCGACGAGGGGCGGGCCTCCCGTCAGAGCAGCCCGGCCAGCCCCGCGACCAGCTGGACGACGCCGAGCACCGTCAGCACCGCGACGAGCGCCAGCGAGCCCCAGCGCGCGATGAACGCTCGTGTCGCCTCGAGCGGCCGCTCCGCCCGCGGGCCGAGCGCCGCCGCGACCGCGATCGGCAGCAGCGCCGTCGATCCGGCCAGCACCACGTAGACCGTCCCCGTCCCGACCATCGCCGCGACCGACGGGTCCGCGTCCCCCACGACCAGCCCGGCCGTCAGCGACAGGACGAGCGCCTTCGGGTTCGTCAGGAACCACGCGACCCCCACCACGAAGGCCCGGCGCGGACCGATCGACCCGACCACGGCCGCCCAGGCGGTGCTCCGGGGTCGACCGTCCGGCAGCCTCCGCACCACCCACTGCCAGACCGCCAGGCCGAGCAGCAGCACCCCGGCGACCAGCTCGACCACGGCGCGGACGTCCGTGCCGCCGCGGTCCGGGGAGGGCAACCGCTCCCCGAGCAGCACGGTCACGACCAACGCCGCGCCCACCGACAGGATCCAGCCGCTCGCGCAGGCGGCGGCCGACCCGTACCCGCCCCGGTGGCCGAGCAGGAACACGACCGACGCGACGACGAGCGGGCTCAGCGCGATCCCGACCACGGCGGGGACCAGAGCGAGGACGTCCACGCCTCGACCGTAGTGACCGGCAGGATGTCCTGGTGCCCTCCGTGTCCGACACCGACCCCCGTCGCGTCCGCCGAGCCGTCGACCGCGACATCGTCCGGCTCGCGCTGCCCGCACTCGGGGCCCTCGTCGTCGAACCGCTCTTCCTGCTGACGGACACCGCGCTCGTCGGGCACCTCGGCGCGACCTCGCTGGCGGCGGTCGGGGTGGCGAGCGCGGTGCTGCAGACGGTCACGGGCCTGCTGGTGTTCCTCGCCTACGCGACGACCCCCGCCGTCGCACGTGCGCTCGGGTCCGGCGACCGCCGCGCTGCCGTGCATGCGGGCATCGACGGGATGTGGCTCGCACTCGCCCTCGGCGTGGTGCTCGCGCTCGTGGGCTGGCCGCTCGCCGGGCCGCTCGTCGACCTGTTCGGCGCCGCCCCCGCGGTGTCCGCGGCCGCGAGGACGTACCTGACCGTCTCGCTGGTCGGGCTGCCCGGGATCCTGGTGGTCACCGCCTCGACGGGGCTCCTCCGTGGGCTGCAGGACACCAGGACGCCGCTTGTCGTCGCCACCGTCGGCTTCGTCGCGAACGGCCTGCTCAACGCCCTGCTCATCTACGGCCTCGGCTGGGGCGTCGCGGGGTCGGCGGCCGGGACCGTCGTGGTGCAGTGGGCGATGGCCGCGGTCTACGTCGTCATCGCGGTCCGGGCCGCGCGGGCGTCCGGTGCGCCGCTCCGCCCCGGTGCGTCCGGCATCACCCGGGCGCTCCGGTCCGGCGCGTGGCTGTTCCTGCGCACCGCGTCCCTCCGCATCGCGATGCTCGCAACGATCGCCGCCGCGACCGGCCTGGGCACCGTCGGGCTCGCCACGACGCAGGTCGGCCTCACGGTCTTCAGCACGCTCGCGTTCGCGCTCGACGCGCTCGCGATCGCCGGGCAGGCCCTGGTCGGGCACGCACTCGGCGCGCGGGACGCCGAACGCGTCCGCCTGGTGACCGGGAGGCTCGTGCTGCTCGGCATCGTCGGCGGCGTCCTGCTCGGGGTGCTGACGCTCGCCGTGAGCGGTGTCCTCGGGCCCGTGTTCTCGGACTCCGAGCAGGTCCGGTCCGCGCTGCCGCTCGTGCTCGTCCTCATCGCCGCGGGGCTGCCGGTCGCCGGGTACGTGTTCGTGCTCGACGGGGTGCTCATCGGGGCGGGTGACGCCCGGTACCTGGCGCTGGCCGGACTGGTGAACCTGGTCGTGTACCTGCCGCTGCTGTGGTGGCTCGGGGACGGGCTCGCCGCGTTGTGGGCGGTGTTCTCGTTCGGGTACATCGGCGTGCGCGCGGTGACGCTCGGGCTGCGGGCACACCGTCCGGGGTGGATCGCGGCGGCGCTCGCCCGCTGAGCGGCACCGTCACCGAACCCACCGGGAACCGGCCGCAGACGGAACCACGGCAGCGCCTCCACGCAGCGCCACTCCCGGCACCCCGCCCGAGCGCCGCCCAGCCCAGCGCCCCGCCTACCCCCGCGGCGGCCCCGTGGTGTCCCCGATCCGCAGCTCGGACCGGAACGACGCCGGCTCCGGCGACTCCCCCTCGAGCATCGCGAGCGCCGCCCGTGCGGCCGCCTCGCCCTTCGGCACGAACGGCTGCACGAGCGTCGTGAGCTGCCGGATCGGCGAGCGGTGCAGCAGGCTGTCGTCCACGTGGATGCCGTCGTAGCCGACGACGCTGACGTCCTCGGGCACGCGGAGCCCGGCCTCGAGCGCGGCCGAGACCACCCCGACGGCGAGCAGGTCGCTCTGCGCGACGACGGCCGTGGGGGCCTGGACACCGGGGGCGAACAGTGCGGCGCCGGCGATGCGACCCTCCTCGACGGAGCTGCCGGCCGAGGCGACGGCGGGTGCGTCCGGGTAGACGTCACGGACACCGCGCAGCCGCTCCATGGTCGTGAACGCGGACGACGAGCGCTCCCGGGACGCGTCGACGGGTCCGCGCTCGCGGGAGCCGTCGAGGGGCAGCGTGACGACGGTGACCTGCTCGTGGCCGAGCTCACGCAGGTAGGTGGCCGCGCGTCGCGAAGCCTCGCGGTTGTCGAGGTGGACGGGCACCGCACCCTCGATCGTGTCCGCCTCGATCGCGACGACGGGGATCGAGCGGCGGCGGAGGACCGCCACCGCCGGGTCGATCCGCACGTTGCAGCCGATGAGGATGACGGCGTCCATCGGAGCGTCGACGAGCGGTGCCATGCCGCGCTCGTCGTCGAGGGGGCTCCGCACGAGCAGCAGCGAGACCCCGGCGGCGCCGGCCACCTCGGCGATGCCGTCGAGCGTGAGGACGTTCACCGGGTCGCGGAAGGCGTCGCTCAGCCGATCGTCGAGGACGACGCCGATGACGCCGGACCGCCCCCTGCGGAGGGACCGGGCGCGCGGGTCCGGTCCGTCGTACCCGAGTTCGGCGGCGACGGCGAGGATGCGTTGGCGGGTGTCCTCGGACACCGGTCCGCTGCCGCTGAACGCCAGGGACGCGGTGGACGGCGCGACGCCCGCGGCGCGGGCGACGGCGGCGAGCGTCGGCCGGGAGGCCCGTGGGGACCGGACAGGTCGGCCCGCGGCGCCGACGGGCGTCCGTCCCGAGCCGGTCGCGTCCGGCGCCGGGTCCGCCGCCGTGGTGCCCGACGCGCCGGGGTCGCTTGCCGTCTCGTCCATCGCTCGTTAGCGTAACGGGAAACGCAACTCGAATCGATTCGATCGGACAGTTCCATGACGACGGCCGTCACCCGCCCCGCCCCGACGACGCGCGCCTGGCGCAACGCGGTGTTCGTCGTGTTCACCCTCTCCGGGCTCGTGATGGCCACGTGGCTCAGCCGCATCCCGAGCGTCCGCGACGCCCTCGACGCGAAGACCGACACCATGGGCGTCCTGGTCCTCGGGGCGTCGATCGGCTCGATCGTCGGGCTGACCTTCGCCGGGCACATCGTCACGCGGCTCGGTGCCCACCGCGGGGTGCAGGTCGCCGCACTGTCCATCGCCGTGGGCATGGTCCTGGCCGGCGTCGCGGTGACACTGGGCTGGGGCTTCTGGGCGATCTGGGTCTTCCTCATCGCGCTCGGGTTCGGCAACGGCCTCTGTGACGTGTCGATGAACGTCTCCGGTGCCACAGCTGAGCGACTCGGCGGCCGGACGATCATGCCGCTGTTCCACGCCTCATTCAGCGTCGGGACGCTCGTCGGTGCCGGACTCGGCTCCCTGGCGGAGCGCTTCGAGGTCCCCGTCGCGCCGCACTTCACCGTCGTCGGGGTCCTGGCCGCGCTTGCGATGATCGTCACCGTGCGGTCCTTCGGCGACGAGCGGGTCGTCGAGGAGCACGTCGCGACCGACACCAGCCCCGTCCCGGTCACGGTGTCGCGCTGGGCCGTGTGGCGCCAGCCGTCGACGATCCTGATCGGGCTCATCGTGCTCGGCATGGCGCTGGCCGAAGGATCCGCGAACGACTGGCTGCCCCTCGCGATGGTCGACGGCCACGGGCTCGAGAACGACGGAGGAGCCGCGGTGCTCGCCGTGTTCCTCGCCGCGATGACGATCGGCCGCGTCGCAGGCAGCCCGCTCGTCGACCGCTTCGGCCGGGTCCCCGTGCTCCGGGTCTCGGCCCTCGTCGCCGTGGTCGGGCTCGGCATCCTCATCTTCGTGCCGAGCGTGCCGCTCGCGATCGTCGGCGTCGTGCTCTGGGGCCTCGGCGCGAGCCTGGGCTTCCCGATGGGCATGTCCGCCGCCGCTGACGACCCCCGCACCGCCGCTGCCCGCGTGAGCGCGGTCGCCACCATCGGGTACGTGGCGTTCCTCGCCGGGCCGCCGCTCATCGGTTTCCTCGGCGAGCACTTCGGACTGCTCCGTGCGCTCCTCGTCGTCTTCGTCTTCATCATCGCCGCGGGCTTGGTGTCCGGCGCCGCCCGTGAGCGCACGCCCGCCGCCATCGCGGACGACCACCGCACCGCGACGGGTGGTGACCGACGTACCGGAGCCGGGACGGGCCTCCCGGCCGATGGCCAGGGCGACGACCCGATGACGGACCCCGCGGCGGCGGGCGGCACCGGCGAGCGCGCACACCAGGACCGCTGACGCTCGCCACCGTGACCGTGACCGCCACCCCCATCCCCACCGCGTCGCGCCGAACCGGACCGTGACCGTCCCGGCAGCCGCCGATCCGCCGCACCCGCGGTCCGGCCCACGACCCGACGCCGGTTAGGCTTCCCGCGTGCGTCTCGTCATCGCCCGCTGCTCCGTCGACTACGCCGGTCGCCTGTCGGCCCACCTGCCCCTCGCGACCCGGCTGCTCATGCTCAAGGCCGACGGCTCGCTGCTCGTCCACTCGGACGGCGGCAGCTACAAGCCGCTGAACTGGATGAGCCCGCCCTGCTCGATCGCGATCGGGGATCCCGACGAGGACCAGGCGAGCGCCGGCATCACGCAGGTGTGGACGGTGACGCAGAAGAAGACGCAGGACCGCCTGATCGTGAGCATCCACGAGGTGTTCACCGACGAGTCCCACGACCTCGGCGTCGACCCGGGCCTGGTGAAGGACGGGGTCGAGGCGCACCTGCAGCAGCTCCTCGCCGAGCAGATCGAGCTCCTCGGCGACGGACACACGCTCGTCCGCCGCGAGTACATGACCGCGATCGGGCCGGTCGACCTCCTGGCGCGGGACGACGCCGGCGCGAGCGTCGCCGTCGAGATGAAGCGGAACGCCAACATCGACGCGGTCGAGCAGCTCACCCGGTACCTCGAGCTCATGAACCGGGACCCGCACCTCCGCCCCGTGCAGGGCGTGCTGGCGGCGCAGTCCTTCGCCCCGCAGGCGCGCACCCTGGCCGAGGACCGCGGCATCCGCTGCCTGGTCCTCGACTACGACGAGATGCGCGGCATCGAGGGCGGGCACGCGCGCCTGTTCTGAGCGCGCGGCTGCGTGTGAGCGGCGGGCGGCGGCTCCGGAACCTGGTTCCGGACACCGCACCGCGGGATCGCACGGTGCAGTGTCCGGAACCAGGTTCCGTGCGACTCGGCACGACGGCCGGGAGGCCCGCCCCACCCCCGGCGCGCTGCTCACCCCCGCCGAGGGGCTGGTCACGGCCGCGCGGCTAGGCTGAGCGGGACATGACAAGCACCCCAGAGCGCCCGTTCACAGCGGTCCTGTTCGACCTCGACGGAACCATCAGCGACTCCGCTCCGGGGATCCTCGAGAGCATGACGCACACCCTCCGCACGGTCGGCGTCCCCGTCCCGGACCACGCGACGCTGATGTCGTTCGTCGGCCCGCCGATCATGGACACGTTCCGCGTCGCCCTGGGCATGGACGAGGAGCAGGCGGACCGCACCCTCGCCGTCTACCGCGAGCACTACCTGGCCCGCGGCGCGCTCGACTCCCGGATGTACCCGGGCATCGACGTCGTCCTGCACACCCTGCACGAGGCCGGCGTGCCGATCTCGACCGCGACGAGCAAGCCCGAGACGCCGGCGACCTACATCCTCGAGCACTACGGACTGACCGGGGACATCGACGTCATCACGGGCGCGAGCGACGACGAGGTCCGCTCCGCCAAGGCCGACGTGGTCGAGGAGGCACTGCGCCGCCTCGCCGCCCGCGGGTTCGACACCAGCCGGCCGGTGCTCGTCGGGGACCGCCTGCACGACGTCGAGGGTGCCGCGGTGCACGGCGTCCCGACCGTCTTCGCCGAGTGGGGCTACGGCTCCCCCGCCGAGGCCGTCGGCACCGTCGCCCAGGCCGCGACCCCGCTGGACCTCCTGCCGATCCTGCTGCCGGGCGCGTGAGCGGCACCGAGCGGCCGGGCAGCGTCACCCGCGGCCTGCGCGGGGCCGCCTGGCTCCTGCCCGCCGCGATCGTCCTCGTCGCGCTGAACTTCCGCGGGCCGATCGTCGCGCCCGCGCCCGTGATCGGGGACATCCGCGCCGACCTGGGCATGACCGCCACGGTCGCCGGACTCCTCACGACGATCCCGGTCCTCTGCTTCGCCCTCGCGACGCCCTTCGCCAGCTGGGTGATCGCCCGCTTCACCGCCGAGCGCGCCGTGTCCCTGTCGCTCGTCATCGTCCTGGTCGGCACCGTCCTCCGCTCGGTCCCGCACGAGGCAGCGTTGCTCGTCGGCACCGCCGTGATCGGGATCGGGATCACGATCGGCAACGTGGTGGTCCCCGTCGTGATCCGGCGGGACACGTCGCCCGAACGGGTCGGCCTGGTCACGGGCGTGTACACGTCGGCGCTCAACGTCGGGTCGATGACGACCTCGCTCGGCACCGCACCGATCGCCGCTGTGTGGGGGTGGCCGGTCGCGATCGCGGTGTGGGGCGTGCTCGCACTCGTCGCCGCCGCGGCCTGGACCTCCACGGTCGGTGCCGCCGCAGCCTGGCGCGGGGCGGACCGCGACTCCGGACCGGTGCCCGTGACCGGACCGATCGACCAGGTGCTCGACACCGGGTCGATCCGCACCGTGTCGGCCGACACCACGACGACGGACAGCGCAGCGACCCGGCACCCCGCGAAGCGCTGGGTCACGTGGGGACTCATGCTGGCCTTCGGTGGACAGGCGTTCTCGTACTACGCGCTGACGGCCTGGATCCCGACGCTGCTGCACGACGAGATCGGGTTCGACACGGCCTCCTCCGGCGCGAGCTCGTCGGTGTTCCAGATCCTCGCCGTCGTCGGTGCGCTCGGGGTGCCCGTGCTCGCGACGCGCTTCCGCCCGCGGGCGATCATCGTCCTCGTCGCGTTCTTCTGGCTGGCGATGCCGCTGGGACTGCTGGTCGCCCCGCAGCTCTGGCTGCTGTGGTCGGTGCTCGGCGGCGCGGCCCAGGGCGGCGGCATCACGATCATCTTCATCGTCATCGTCCGGCTCGTCTCAAACGACGACGACGCCCGGCGGGTGTCCGCGTTCGTGCAGGGCGGCGGGTACCTGCTCGGGTCGGCCGGGCCCCTCGTGGCGGGTGCGCTGCACGGGGCGACGGGTGGCTGGACGGCGCCGCTGCTGACCGTCCTCGTGGCGGTGCTGCTGCTCGGCGTCGTCGGGTCGGTGTCGGCGCGGAAGGTGCGCTGACCGCCGCACACACACCTGGTCGGCGCGCGCCAGGCCCGACCAGCGCGACCAGCGCGACCAGCGCGACCAGCGCGACCAGCGCGGCCAGCGCGGCCAGCGCGGCCAGCGCGGCCAGCGCGGCCAGCGCGGCCGACGCAACGGCCCGCGCTGACCGGCGCCACCGCCCGCCGGACCGGCGCCGACATGCTCAGGCGCCCCGGGCCTCCAGGACCTGGCGGAGCGTCATCGGCCGCTGGCCGGTCACCCGCTCCACGTCCCCCGAGACCTTCGCGAGCGCGCCGTCCCCGATCGCCGTGTAGGTGCTCACCCACGCGTCCGCCAGCCACGGCTCGGGCTCCCACCGCTGCCGGGAGGCGTAGGCCTCCTCCACCGTCTCGCGGTGGTACCGGACCGGGCGGCCACGGATCTCGCTGACCACCGCGGCGGCCTGCTCGAGCGTGATCGCGGCCGGGCCCGTCAGGTCGTACGTGCGGTCGAGGTGCCGGTCGGGCGCGCGGAGCACCGCCGTCGCGACACGGGCGACGTCGGCCCGGGCCACCGCGGCCATCGCACCGTCGCCCGCGGGACCGCGGATGACGCCGTCCTCGCCGACCAGGTCCTCCACGAAGTCCAGGTAGAACGAGTCGCGGAGGAAGGTGTGCGCCATCGAGGTGTCACGGACCGCCTGCTCCGTCCAGAAGTGGTCGCGGCCGAGGGTGAAGGTCGCGTCGGCGGCGGCGCCCTGGAAGGACGTATAGACGACGTGCCGGACGCCCGCGTCGGCCGCCGCGGCGACGACGGTGCGGTGCTGGTCGAGCCGGTCACGGGCCTCCGCTCCGGACACCAGGAACAGGACGTCGACGCCGTCGAAGGCGGCGCGGGCCGCGTCGCGGTCGGCGTAGGTCGCGACGGCGACGTCGGCTCCGGGCAGCTGCGGTGCGCGGGCGGCGTCGCGCACGACCAGGCGGAGCGGCACGCCGTCCGCGGCGAGCGCGCGGGCGACGGCTCCGCCGATGTTGCCGGTGGCGCCGGTGATGGCGATGGTCACGTCGTGCTCCTGTCGGTGGGTGGGGAGGTCGGGGATGCAGTCCGCGCGCGTCCGTGCGGAGTCGGTGCGGTCCGTGACCGCCCCGCCGTGGTCACGTCCGCACCAGGAAGGAGGCTCGGTGCAGGTCCGCCGTGACGCGTGCGGCGTTCACGCCGTCCACCTCGACGGCCCACGTCCGCGCTGCCTCGTGGTCGCGGCCGTGGCGCATGTGCCGGCCGACGAGCCGGTCGACCCGGACGTCGTCGTCGACGACGCACGCCCAGGTCTCGATGAACAGGGCCGGGAGGTCGCTCCAGGGAGCGGTCTGGTCGAGCAGGTAGTTGCCCTCGGAGACGACGAGCACGGTCTCGGGCGGCACGGCGATGCTGCCGGCGACGGGCTCGTCGCCGCGACGGTCGAAGTCCGGGGCCCAGACGGTGTCGACGGGGGTGGCGAGGACGGCGGGGGTGGCGAGCCGGCGGACGAGCGCGACGTACCCGGCCGCGTCGAAGGTGTCGATCGCACCCTTGCGGTCGCGTCGCCCCAGGGAGTCGAGCGCGCCGTTCGCCAGGTGGAATCCGTCCATCGGCACCTGCACGGCGACTCCCGGGCCGAGCGCCGTCGTGACCGCGGTCACCACGCGGCGGGCCAGCGTCGACTTCCCCGCGCCGGGCGCACCGGCGATGCCGAGCACCGCGCGCCCACCAGCCCCGGCGAGCGCCACCGCCCGCGCGACGGCCTGGTCGGCGGACAGCGTCTCCGGGGTGTGCACACACCCATCCTCGCGCATCGACCGACCGCCGACCGGGTGGTCCCGCACCCGCCGTGACCCACGAACGGGCGCGTTCCCCCCGGGGCGTGCCGTCGGTACCGTTGGCGGACCATGGCGAACGCTTCCCCGGGTCAGACCGTCGCGCAGGTCTCCGCTCCCCACCGTGCAGCGCCGACGACGATGCGCGCCGGGGCACGGACCACGCCGCTGACGAACCAGGCGGTCATCGCCGCCGTCGCCGTCGTCGCCGCCCTGTCGAGCGTGCTCCTGCCCTGGGTGACCGTCACGAACGCGGTGAGCATGTGGACCGGGACCGCGCTCACGGTCGTCGGACTGGCCTTCGCCGCACTCGTCGTCGCGCGCCCCGGCCTCGCGCGGGCGGAGCTGCTCGTCCCGGCGCTCGACTTCGTCGCCATCGGTCTGCTCCGGTACGGAACGGGGGACGCCCGCTCGCCGTTCCTCGCCGCGGTGCTGCTGCCGGTGATCTGGGTCGCCGCACAACCCGGCCGGCAGAACGTCCTCTACCCGCTCGTCGGGACGGCGGCGACCTTCCTCGTGCCGATGCTCCTCGGGCACACCCAGCTCGGGGCGGACGAGATCGTGCGCCTGGTGTTCGTCCTGGTCGTGTTCACCGGGGTCGCCGGCGTCACGAACGAGCTCGCCCGCCACGCCGCGCTCCGGCTGCAGACCGCGCAGGGACTGCGACGACAGGCCGAGGCAGAGATCGGTCAGGCGGCACTCGTGCAGCAGGCCCTGTTGCCGGACTCGACCGCGGACCTCCCGTCGGTGTTCACGGTCCGCGCCGTCTGCCTGCCGGCACGGTCCGTCGGTGGTGACTTCTACGACTGGTTCCGCACGGCGGACGGTGCCGTGTTCACGCTCGGCGACGTGATGGGCAAGGGGGTCGGCGCGGGCATGATCGCGGCCGTCGTGCGGTCGGTGCTCCGGGCGGCCACACGGGTCGGCTCACCGGACGAGGCCGTCGTCCGCGCCGCCGCGGGCCTGGACGTCGGCGTGCACGCTCCGGCCACCGAGCAGTTCACCACCTGCTTCCACCTGCACGTCGGCGTCGACGGGACCGCGCGCTGGGTCGACGCCGGGCACGGGCTCACCCTGCTGCTGCGCGCCGACGGCACCCACGACTGGCTGCGCAGCTCCGACATGCCCATCGGCGTCGGGACGGAGTGGTCCACGCACGAGACGGCGCTCCGACCCGGCGACGTCGTCCTCGTGGTCAGCGACGGCGTCCTCGACCTGTTCGGCGACTCCCTCGAGGCGGTCGACCGGTTCGCCGCCTTCGCCGTGGCCGACCCGGACCCCGACCGGCTGGTGTCCCGCCTCGAGGAGCTCGGCCGCGCCGGGAACCACGAGGACGACGTCACGGCGCTCGCGATCCGGTTCGACCGGAAGGGCGACCGGGCGTCCTGACGGTCCGCCGTACGCGGCGGCGGCAGGCGCGTCGAGTGGGTCGGGCTGGGCGACACGTCCCGGTCGGCGTGGTCAGGGGGTCGCGCGCGCGACCTCGAGGACCGACGCGGCGGCCGCGTCGAGTCCGCGCACCCAGACCGCGGCGAACGTCCGTCTGAGCGGTGGACCGTCGACCGGCACCCGGACCAGGCGACCCTGGTCGAGGTCCCCGTGCACCGAGCGGATGCTGACCACGGCGGGAGCGACGGCGGCACGGGCGTGCGCCCGGATGGCCGCGGTGGTGGCGATCTCGGCGGCCGGGACCTGCAGCACCCTCCCCTCGGCAGCCAACCAGGACTCGAGGACCGCACGGGTGCCCGAACCCGATTCGCGGACGAGGAGCGCCTCGCTGCTGAGGTCCGCGAGACCGACCGACGACGCGGTCGCCCAGGGATGTCCGGGGGCCACCACGACGACGAGTTCGTCGACCCCGATCACCTGGTGCTGCAGGTCGGCCGGGACCGCAGGACCCTCGACGAAGCCGATCGCAGCTCGGCCGCGTCGGACCTCGGTGACGACGTCGGTGCTGTTGCCCGCGATCAACCGCACCTGCAGGTCCGGGCGTTCCGCGCGCAGCCGCAGCAGCCAGTCCGGCACGAGCACCTCCGCGATCGTCTGCGACGCGGCCACCGTGACCGAACCGGCCGGATTGCTGAGCGCCCGCAACCCGGCCTCCAGGCGGTCCGAGGCCGCCAGCAACGGTTCGGCGAGTTCGAGGAGCACCTGCCCGGCCGGCGTCAGCCGCGATCCGCTCGCACCCCGGTGCACGAGTGCGGTCCCCAGAGACCGCTCGGCGGCGGCGATCCGGGCCGAGACCGCCTGCTGCGTGACGCCGAGCGAGGTCGCCCCGGTCGAGATCGACCCGGTGGTCGACACAGCGCGGAGCACCTCGAGCGTGTCGAGGTCCATGCGCCGGTCGGTCAGTCGTCCCACAACGAGTCATTGTGCACGGACAACTCGATCGCCGTGGCGCCCGGGACGCACGCGCCCGAGGCTGTGGTCATGACCGCACCCACCCTCCCGACACCGACCGTGCCGCTCACCCTCCGCCGACGGCGCCGACTGTTCCG
The sequence above is drawn from the Curtobacterium sp. L6-1 genome and encodes:
- a CDS encoding PP2C family protein-serine/threonine phosphatase, giving the protein MANASPGQTVAQVSAPHRAAPTTMRAGARTTPLTNQAVIAAVAVVAALSSVLLPWVTVTNAVSMWTGTALTVVGLAFAALVVARPGLARAELLVPALDFVAIGLLRYGTGDARSPFLAAVLLPVIWVAAQPGRQNVLYPLVGTAATFLVPMLLGHTQLGADEIVRLVFVLVVFTGVAGVTNELARHAALRLQTAQGLRRQAEAEIGQAALVQQALLPDSTADLPSVFTVRAVCLPARSVGGDFYDWFRTADGAVFTLGDVMGKGVGAGMIAAVVRSVLRAATRVGSPDEAVVRAAAGLDVGVHAPATEQFTTCFHLHVGVDGTARWVDAGHGLTLLLRADGTHDWLRSSDMPIGVGTEWSTHETALRPGDVVLVVSDGVLDLFGDSLEAVDRFAAFAVADPDPDRLVSRLEELGRAGNHEDDVTALAIRFDRKGDRAS
- a CDS encoding LysR family transcriptional regulator — its product is MDLDTLEVLRAVSTTGSISTGATSLGVTQQAVSARIAAAERSLGTALVHRGASGSRLTPAGQVLLELAEPLLAASDRLEAGLRALSNPAGSVTVAASQTIAEVLVPDWLLRLRAERPDLQVRLIAGNSTDVVTEVRRGRAAIGFVEGPAVPADLQHQVIGVDELVVVVAPGHPWATASSVGLADLSSEALLVRESGSGTRAVLESWLAAEGRVLQVPAAEIATTAAIRAHARAAVAPAVVSIRSVHGDLDQGRLVRVPVDGPPLRRTFAAVWVRGLDAAAASVLEVARATP